Proteins encoded by one window of Papio anubis isolate 15944 chromosome 7, Panubis1.0, whole genome shotgun sequence:
- the LOC110743653 gene encoding uncharacterized protein LOC110743653, translating into MPLKLLPLRRLDERGALGSEWEDAHVSIPLRVQIRSHTPGRVILEGRAGLSARAGAGCVWRRQSALSRSQRAHAARLSVPPAGSAFTPQICAPWWEHCSPWSALRTPGVYRRRPAQEAGPRARRRATGWSRRSWQPHGSTCCRVGARPPEKAERGADLCSPRRPAGQGRGCQEAREQSRRSGAERALPGSLSAQRMRSVGARREVGARGRRSVQPLSPCAHPGPAPSLSPSSRFGDSGGHRLSATPRPQLGRTTVVYLGRHLQSQQTDARVLAVGGLRSDSQRNQDPVALLTCRPPDPLDHLFGGNSTSLELALKTRHAPSPT; encoded by the exons ATGCCCCTAAAGCTCTTGCCCCTCAGAAGGCTGGATGAAAGAGGGGCATTGGGGAGTGA GTGGGAAGATGCCCACGTATCCATTCCTCTCCGCGTGCAGATTCGCTCCCACACGCCCGGGCGGGTGATTCTGGAGGGCCGCGCCGGGCTGTCTGCGCGGGCGGGGGCGGGATGTGTCTGGAGGAGGCAGAGCGCCCTCTCCCGGTCCCAGAGGGCCCACGCGGCCCGGCTGAGCGTCCCACCAGCCGGTTCTGCATTCACTCCCCAGATCTGCGCGCCCTGGTGGGAGCACTGCAGCCCCTGGTCGGCCCTCCGAACGCCAGGCGTCTACCGGCGGAGACCAGCGCAGGAGGCGGGCCCGCGCGCAAGGAGGCGGGCGACAGGGTGGAGTCGCCGCAGCTGGCAGCCGCACGGCTCCACCTGTTGCCGCGTCGGAGCGCGCCCGCCTGAGAAGGCAGAGCGCGGTGCGGACCTGTGCTCCCCGCGCCGGCCGGCAGGGCAGGGCCGCGGCTGCCAGGAGGCCCGGGAACAGTCCCGACGGAGCGGCGCGGAGAGGGCGCTCCCCGGAAG CCTGTCCGCGCAACGGATGCGCAGCGTTGGGGCCCGGCGGGAGGTCGGAGCCCGCGGACGCCGCTCAGTACAGCCCCTCTCTCCTTGCGCCCACCCTGGACCCGCTCCATCCCTAAGCCCCAGCAGCCGATTCGGTGACTCGGGAGGCCACAGGCTCAGCGCGACACCACGACCACAACTAGGACGCACCACCGTCGTCTACCTGGGGAGGCACCTACAAAGCCAGCAGACTGACGCCCGCGTCTTAGCCGTCGGTGGCCTGAGAAGCGATAGTCAAAGGAACCAGGACCCCGTGGCTCTGCTTACCTGCCGACCTCCGGACCCCCTCGACCATCTCTTCGGCGGAAACTCGACTTCGCTCGAGCTTGCCCTGAAGACGCGCCACGCCCCCTCCCCTACCTAA